A stretch of Oncorhynchus gorbuscha isolate QuinsamMale2020 ecotype Even-year linkage group LG24, OgorEven_v1.0, whole genome shotgun sequence DNA encodes these proteins:
- the LOC124013155 gene encoding sushi domain-containing protein 5-like — MMARRIDRNLVSLSMFGYLVWQTVVSVVHADGRVFLLDQRNTSDSGGLAEAEHACASHDARLASAEELRHAVMECSFSPCTRGWLDGGSVGTTVCSNLGSALKAVDVKIENTTEDNTHLDVFCVKDKGVPCGDPPAFPNTHLQGHTGFEMGDELLYSCLPGHVLPSGHSAFSLLCDSCGEWYGLVQLCVKDKTEAHIDYEDKFTDDDHQLSYDTPTEEEDTHEEPVEEEVQEETAYVNVEEDTGEEGRRDQEQQEASFSMTEVEEQDVETGGEEEVQGGEELSVGEEEEQEENVGEGLVTGRKEEELEDSTNHPVDEEKQEEEQEEGMGMSEATEAPVSLLSQKHLFWFPSEAFQEAGHVEPTHSPVTQVTPPEGDNRVRASGSESEESKDDNSQPEETKDHDSHEGQFQQPIDHNDHDDHEDDVDHEHIDREYDHDDRTDPDHDESSEQVFDGEDHAVEHLDHDDPDTHDGHEHDNHESNDGEEAHREDQGEHREDDHEKGGAYDNRHDEHYNMGEHEEDDRIQYHSHGEHDDHEDHDHDDVTDHHDDDDHDHSDPSDHHDDHEDQDHVHDHDHLDDHEDQDHDHNDQDDHGHDDHDHDDHEDGHVVPPIGMTTGEPQNVTQEAAGGEPTASTDETWLDGYPVSQEETDTDKVGGGSTEEGVGPEVRAEEEEGLVVVGVTDRPNEVEMSRPVPFTGVPEVPLSPTQEADPVEQDQDQVGGLSPKASPDSPLSPEATSSGSYSADYTTPSLTSSLDGVTPRNAARPSPTDSWETMDHVHPFLEHGPAPTAWTDDVIDEEEGGAEHNLTRHSGEREGEEGEKEGKTGEAGCTGGEEDCPPPPPPSSGRGPTVAAIVIAVCTVALAAAVGAWCYRQKQQKSSMYEMNGKGQSHSRHGQQIEMQQKV, encoded by the exons gactacagtgtgtagtaACTTGGGCAGTGCTCTGAAGGCAGTGGATGTGAAgatagagaacactacagaggacaacaCACACCTGGATGTCTTCTGTGTCAAAGACAAGG GTGTTCCATGTGGAGACCCCCCTGCATTCCCCAACACGCATCTCCAGGGCCACACCGGGTTTGAGATGGGGGACGAGCTGCTGTACTCCTGTCTACCTGGTCATGTGTTGCCCAGCGGCCACTCAGCCTTCAGCCTGCTGTGTGACAGCTGTGGAGAGTGGTACGGATTGGTACAGCTCTGTGTAAaag ACAAGACAGAGGCCCACATTGACTATGAAGATAAGTTCACTGATGACGATCACCAACTCTCCTACGACACCCCtactgaggaggaggacacaCATGAGGAACCGGTAGAAGAGGAGGTGCAAGAGGAGACAGCATatgtaaatgtggaggaggacaCAGGAGAAGAGGGGCGCAGGGATCAGGAGCAGCAGGAGGCCAGCTTCAGCATGACTGAAGTAGAGGAGCAGGATgtggagacgggaggagaggaggaagtgcagggaggagaggagctgtctgtgggagaggaggaggagcaggaggagaacgTGGGGGAAGGACTGGTGACTGGAAGAAAAGAGGAGGAGCTGGAAGACTCGACAAACCATCCCGTCGATGAGGAGAAgcaggaagaggagcaggaggaggggatgggcaTGTCGGAGGCGACTGAGGCGCCCGTCTCCCTGCTTTCCCAGAAGCACCTGTTCTGGTTCCCCTCAGAGGCCTTCCAGGAGGCGGGACATGTGGAACCCACCCACTCGCCAGTCACACAGGTAACACCCCCTGAGGGAGACAACCGTGTCAGGGCCTCCGGCAGCGAATCAGAGGAGAGCAAGGACGACAACAGCCAACCAGAGGAGACAAAAGATCATGACAGCCATGAGGGTCAATTCCAACAACCAATTGACCACAATGACCATGATGACCACGAAGATGATGTTGACCATGAACATATTGACCGTGAATATGATCACGACGATCGAACAGATCCTGACCACGATGAAAGTTCTGAACAAGTTTTTGATGGTGAAGACCATGCCGTTGAACACCTTGACCACGATGATCCAGACACCCATGATGGCCATGAACATGACAACCATGAAAGCAATGATGGTGAAGAGGCCCACCGTGAGGACCAAGGAGAACACAGGGAGGATGACCATGAGAAGGGGGGTGCGTATGATAACAGACACGACGAGCATTACAACATGGGTGAACACGAGGAGGATGACCGCATTCAATATCACAGCCACGGTGAACATGATGATCATGAAGACCATGACCACGATGATGTAACGGATCACCATGACGATGATGATCATGACCACTCAGATCCTAGCGATCACCACGATGACCATGAAGACCAAGACCATGTCCACGACCATGATCACCTTGATGACCATGAAGACCAAGACCATGACCATAACGATCAAGATGATCATGGCCATGATGACCATGACCACGACGACCATGAAGATGGCCATGTAGTCCCTCCCATTGGAATGACAACAGGCGAGCCTCAGAATGTAACCCAGGAGGCGGCGGGAGGAGAACCCACAGCCAGCACAGACGAGACCTGGTTGGACGGCTACCCTGTCAGTCAGGAGGAGACTGACACTGATAAAGTGGGAGGCGGCTCCACAGAGGAAGGGGTGGGGCCTGAGGTGCGagcggaggaagaggagggtcttGTGGTTGTCGGGGTGACGGACCGGCCCAATGAGGTGGAGATGAGTCGTCCCGTCCCATTCACGGGCGTCCCTGAGGTCCCCCTGTCCCCCACGCAGGAGGCGGACCCTGTAGAGCAGGATCAGGACCAGGTGGGAGGACTCAGCCCTAAAGCCTCACCCgactcacccctctcccctgaGGCCACATCCTCAGGTTCCTATTCAGCCGACTACACCACGCCCTCTCTGACATCGTCACTGGACGGCGTCACCCCCAGAAACGCAGCCAGGCCTTCTCCCACAGACTCCTGGGAAACCATGGATCATGTGCACCCCTTCCTGGAGCACGGCCCCGCCCCCACGGCGTGGACTGATGATGTCATTGACGAGGAGGAAGGTGGAGCCGAGCACAACCTGACTCGACacagtggggagagggagggggaggaaggggagaaggaaggCAAGACAGGGGAGGCAGGGTGTACCGGAGGTGAGGAGGActgccctcctccccctcctccctcctccggcAGGGGGCCCACGGTGGCGGCCATTGTCATTGCTGTGTGCACGGTTGCCCTGGCAGCCGCCGTCGGTGCGTGGTGTTACCGACAAAAACAGCAGAAGAGCTCGATGTACGAGATGAACGGGAAGGGTCAGAGTCACAGCAGACATGGACAACAGATAGAGATGCAACAGaaggtctaa